One window of Streptomyces sp. FIT100 genomic DNA carries:
- a CDS encoding CarD family transcriptional regulator, producing MTFKVGDTVVYPHHGAALIEAIETRQIKGVDKTYLVLKVAQGDLTVRVPADNADLVGVRDVVGQDGLDRVFDVLRAPYAEEPTNWSRRYKANLEKLASGDVIKVAEVVRDLWRRERERGLSAGEKRMLAKARQILVSELALAENTNEDKAEALLDEVLAS from the coding sequence ATGACGTTCAAGGTTGGCGACACCGTGGTCTATCCCCATCACGGGGCCGCGCTGATCGAGGCCATCGAAACTCGCCAGATCAAAGGCGTGGACAAGACCTACTTGGTGCTCAAGGTCGCCCAGGGCGACTTGACGGTTCGTGTGCCGGCGGACAATGCGGATCTCGTTGGCGTGCGCGATGTGGTCGGTCAGGACGGGCTCGACCGGGTCTTCGACGTGCTGCGTGCGCCGTATGCGGAGGAGCCCACGAACTGGTCCCGTCGCTACAAGGCAAATCTCGAGAAGCTCGCCTCCGGCGACGTCATCAAGGTCGCCGAAGTGGTGCGCGACCTGTGGCGCCGCGAGCGTGAGCGCGGTCTCTCCGCAGGTGAGAAGCGCATGCTGGCCAAGGCTCGGCAGATCCTGGTGAGCGAACTGGCCCTCGCGGAGAACACCAACGAGGACAAGGCCGAGGCTCTGCTCGACGAGGTCCTCGCGTCCTGA
- a CDS encoding YbjN domain-containing protein: MADARQTNEVVETYLKDAELEWESPAPGSYVVTLPGTRKLATTCSLLVGRHSLSLNAFVIRHPDENEAGVHRWLLERNLKLYGVSYAVDPLGDIYLVGRLPLAVVTPDELDRLLGAVLEAADGGFNSLLELGFASAIRKEYAWRVARGESTRNLDAFTHLTQPHPTRRPSD, from the coding sequence ATGGCTGACGCGCGGCAGACCAACGAGGTCGTCGAGACGTACCTCAAGGACGCCGAGCTGGAGTGGGAGAGCCCCGCACCGGGTTCGTACGTCGTCACGCTGCCCGGCACCCGCAAGCTCGCGACGACCTGCTCCCTCCTCGTCGGCCGGCACTCGCTGTCCCTGAACGCCTTCGTCATCCGCCACCCGGACGAGAACGAGGCGGGTGTCCACCGCTGGCTGCTGGAGCGCAACCTCAAGCTGTACGGCGTGAGTTACGCGGTCGATCCGCTCGGCGACATCTACCTCGTGGGCAGGCTCCCGCTCGCGGTCGTCACCCCGGACGAACTGGACCGGCTGCTGGGCGCGGTCCTGGAGGCGGCGGACGGCGGCTTCAACTCCCTGCTTGAGCTGGGCTTCGCGAGCGCGATCCGCAAGGAGTACGCGTGGCGGGTGGCGCGGGGGGAGTCGACCCGTAACCTCGATGCGTTCACGCATCTGACCCAGCCTCATCCGACCCGACGCCCGTCGGACTGA
- the mshA gene encoding D-inositol-3-phosphate glycosyltransferase produces the protein MSQYVSRLAGTLAAPPRLRFPGQHRKPRRVAMLSVHTSPLHQPGTGDAGGMNVYIVELAKRLAAVGVEVEVFTRATTGGLPPVVELTPGVLVRHVDAGPYEGLAKEDLPAQLCAFTHGVMQAWAGHRPGHYDLVHSHYWLSGHVGWLAAERWGVPLVHAMHTMAKVKNAALAEGDTPEPPARVIGETQIVEAADRLIANTAEEAAELVRHYEADPAKVAVVHPGVNLERFRTADGRAAARARLGLPQDAVIPLFAGRIQPLKAPDVLLRAVALLLDEDPSLRSRLVVPVVGGPSGSGLAKPEGLQKLAARLGITDVVRFCPPVAQNRLADWFRAASVLVMPSYSESFGLCAIEAQATGTPVVAARVGGLPVAVRDGETGFLVPGHDPADYARALRRFVDDQRLTDRMGAAAARHARGFGWATAASATADVYTAAMHEHRRRVRSHHG, from the coding sequence GTGAGCCAGTACGTGTCCCGGCTCGCCGGAACCCTTGCGGCCCCGCCCCGGCTGCGGTTTCCCGGTCAGCACCGCAAGCCCCGCCGTGTCGCCATGCTCAGCGTCCACACCTCCCCGCTCCACCAGCCGGGCACCGGCGACGCGGGCGGGATGAACGTCTACATCGTGGAGCTCGCCAAGCGGCTCGCCGCCGTCGGCGTCGAAGTGGAGGTCTTCACCCGCGCGACCACGGGCGGACTGCCCCCGGTGGTCGAGCTCACGCCCGGTGTGCTCGTACGCCACGTGGACGCGGGACCCTACGAGGGCCTGGCCAAGGAGGACCTCCCCGCCCAGCTGTGCGCCTTCACGCACGGCGTGATGCAGGCGTGGGCGGGCCACCGCCCCGGCCACTACGACCTCGTCCACTCCCACTACTGGCTCTCCGGCCACGTCGGCTGGCTGGCCGCCGAGCGCTGGGGCGTCCCGCTGGTCCATGCCATGCACACCATGGCCAAGGTCAAGAACGCCGCGCTCGCCGAGGGCGACACCCCCGAGCCGCCGGCCCGGGTGATCGGCGAGACCCAGATAGTCGAGGCCGCGGACCGGCTGATCGCCAACACGGCGGAGGAGGCGGCCGAGCTGGTCCGCCACTACGAAGCCGACCCGGCGAAGGTCGCCGTCGTCCACCCCGGCGTCAATCTGGAGCGCTTCCGCACGGCCGACGGCCGGGCCGCCGCCCGTGCCCGCCTCGGCCTCCCGCAGGACGCCGTGATCCCGCTCTTCGCCGGCCGCATCCAGCCGCTGAAGGCCCCCGACGTGCTGCTGCGCGCGGTGGCGCTGCTGCTCGACGAGGACCCCTCGCTCCGTTCCCGCCTGGTCGTGCCGGTGGTCGGCGGCCCGAGCGGCAGCGGTCTCGCCAAGCCGGAGGGCCTGCAGAAGCTCGCGGCGCGGCTCGGCATCACCGATGTCGTACGGTTTTGCCCGCCGGTCGCGCAGAACCGGCTCGCGGACTGGTTCCGCGCCGCGTCCGTGCTGGTCATGCCCTCGTACAGCGAGTCCTTCGGACTGTGTGCCATCGAGGCGCAGGCCACCGGCACACCGGTCGTCGCGGCCCGCGTCGGGGGCCTTCCGGTGGCGGTGCGCGACGGTGAGACCGGCTTCCTCGTGCCGGGGCACGATCCGGCGGACTACGCCCGCGCGCTGCGCCGCTTCGTCGACGACCAGCGGCTGACGGACCGGATGGGCGCGGCGGCCGCCCGCCACGCCCGCGGCTTCGGCTGGGCCACGGCGGCCTCGGCCACGGCGGACGTGTACACCGCGGCGATGCACGAGCACCGCCGTCGCGTACGCTCCCACCATGGCTGA
- a CDS encoding cell wall metabolism sensor histidine kinase WalK gives MDVNAAVAALAAIAGVCTGVIAMLAFRWSERDQARPTRTSLHTDAVLPPGVDTVLSVLRSSAVVLDESDSVVKASSAAYALGLVRGGKLAIEPMLHMARDTRRDGEIRQVELDLPRRGSGRGEALAVSARVAPLGSRLVLLLVEDLTEARRIEAVRRDFVANVSHELKTPVGALSLLSEAVMDASDDPEAVTRFAGRMQIEATRLTSLVQELIDLSRVQNDDPLEDAEPVRVDELVAEAIDRSRHTASTKQITMAAGGTADLHVWGHRGQLAAALGNLVENAVNYSPARTRVGIAARRVSASGGDLIEIAVTDQGIGISERDRERIFERFYRVDPARSRATGGTGLGLAIVKHVAASHGGEVTVWSSEGQGSTFTLRLPEAGSVRDRTHSHVADEADDAPYDSDPGPGPHHAADTAPHPRTHPGPDPRTTPREPLPAPEVLP, from the coding sequence ATGGACGTGAACGCGGCGGTCGCCGCATTGGCTGCGATCGCCGGGGTGTGCACCGGCGTGATCGCCATGCTGGCGTTCCGCTGGAGCGAGCGCGACCAGGCACGGCCCACCCGCACATCGCTGCACACGGACGCCGTGCTTCCGCCCGGCGTCGACACCGTGCTCTCCGTGCTCCGCTCCTCCGCGGTCGTCCTCGACGAGAGCGACTCCGTGGTCAAGGCCAGCTCGGCCGCGTACGCGCTGGGTCTGGTCAGGGGCGGGAAGCTGGCCATCGAGCCCATGCTGCACATGGCCCGCGACACCCGCCGCGACGGTGAGATAAGGCAGGTCGAGCTCGACCTGCCCCGGCGCGGCAGCGGCCGCGGCGAGGCACTCGCCGTCTCCGCCCGGGTCGCGCCGCTCGGCTCCCGCCTGGTGCTGCTGCTGGTCGAGGACCTCACCGAGGCCCGCCGTATCGAAGCGGTACGACGCGACTTCGTCGCCAATGTCAGCCATGAGCTCAAGACGCCCGTCGGCGCGCTCTCGCTGCTCTCCGAAGCGGTCATGGACGCGTCGGACGACCCCGAGGCGGTCACCCGCTTCGCGGGCCGCATGCAGATCGAGGCGACCCGCCTCACCAGTCTCGTACAGGAGCTCATCGACCTCTCCCGGGTGCAGAACGACGACCCGCTGGAGGACGCCGAGCCCGTGCGCGTGGACGAGCTGGTCGCCGAGGCCATCGACCGATCCCGGCACACCGCGTCCACGAAGCAGATCACCATGGCCGCCGGTGGCACCGCCGACCTGCACGTCTGGGGCCACCGCGGCCAGCTGGCCGCCGCCCTCGGCAATCTCGTCGAGAACGCCGTCAACTACTCGCCGGCCCGCACCCGCGTCGGCATAGCCGCGCGCCGCGTCTCCGCCTCCGGCGGCGACCTGATCGAGATCGCCGTCACCGACCAGGGAATCGGCATCTCCGAGCGGGACCGTGAGCGGATCTTCGAGCGCTTCTACCGCGTCGACCCCGCCCGCTCCCGGGCGACCGGTGGTACGGGCCTGGGCCTGGCCATCGTCAAGCACGTGGCCGCCTCGCACGGCGGGGAGGTCACGGTGTGGAGCTCCGAGGGTCAGGGCTCCACGTTCACCCTGCGGTTGCCGGAGGCCGGCTCCGTCCGGGACCGTACACACAGCCACGTCGCCGACGAAGCCGACGACGCTCCGTACGACTCGGATCCCGGTCCCGGTCCCCACCACGCCGCCGACACCGCTCCCCACCCCCGAACCCACCCCGGTCCGGATCCCCGGACCACCCCACGCGAACCACTGCCTGCCCCGGAGGTCCTTCCGTGA
- a CDS encoding DUF461 domain-containing protein, which translates to MSRSLRRGAIAASVLAISIATLSACGAGQDAQTLGVKPDNAATSVGVIKVQNATVLAQPVAGAEGPAVVSATLFNDGQKDQTLESITLPGSNSAVKLSAAKGGGPVTVPAGGSVILGGEGNASAVIENGREAGKAGDVQEVVFRFSETGDVRLDAFVMPAIGYYKDYGPTGAAQPPSESPSPTGSPTAGAHGGEGEHGEEQDGEQGSQQGGEHGSEQGGGDEHGGEGGATPSESTTPAEGGSGH; encoded by the coding sequence GTGAGCCGCAGCCTTCGACGCGGCGCCATCGCCGCCTCTGTCCTCGCGATCTCGATCGCCACGCTCTCCGCCTGCGGTGCGGGCCAGGACGCGCAGACGCTCGGCGTGAAGCCGGACAACGCCGCCACCTCGGTCGGCGTCATCAAGGTCCAGAACGCGACGGTGCTCGCCCAGCCCGTGGCGGGCGCGGAGGGGCCGGCCGTCGTGTCGGCGACGCTCTTCAACGACGGCCAGAAGGACCAGACGCTCGAGTCCATCACGCTGCCCGGCAGCAACTCCGCGGTGAAGCTGTCCGCGGCCAAGGGCGGCGGCCCGGTCACCGTGCCGGCCGGCGGCTCGGTCATCCTCGGCGGCGAGGGCAACGCCTCGGCGGTCATCGAGAACGGCCGCGAGGCCGGCAAGGCCGGCGATGTCCAGGAGGTCGTCTTCCGGTTCAGCGAGACCGGCGACGTCCGCCTCGACGCCTTCGTCATGCCGGCGATCGGCTACTACAAGGACTACGGCCCGACCGGTGCCGCGCAGCCCCCGTCCGAGTCCCCGTCGCCGACGGGCTCCCCGACCGCCGGCGCGCACGGCGGCGAGGGCGAGCACGGCGAGGAACAGGACGGCGAGCAGGGCAGCCAGCAGGGTGGCGAGCACGGCTCGGAGCAGGGCGGCGGCGACGAGCACGGCGGCGAGGGCGGGGCGACCCCGTCCGAGTCCACCACTCCCGCCGAGGGCGGCTCGGGTCACTGA
- a CDS encoding glycosyl hydrolase family 28-related protein — MEGLTRRGLLGGAIAVAAVAASGGAGAAAASAAPRPGTAELWREFARNPYDHPQIPFVARAGQRGGSAHFPRRRVVADVLRYGALNDGSTDAAPAINRAVAAAGERGGGTVTIPPGTYRIDDVIRIGHSNVVLRGAGSGRTKLVATKNLTELIGPYGSRYGGDKSSWSWAGGLIWLCPQGRYESLTAAIRAREWPFEGWTGNKRDEWDSLTAVRPARRGDRAVTVDDPSALRPGQLVLLRLADDTAHTLLEHMAGGGPGPEAYVWDDKAKLTSYVPYEWPVRIRAVKGNTVALERPLPLDVRPEWDPRLTTHVAPLTGSGVEGLTLEAVETPQQPHLLDKGYNGVTFQCAYDCWADDITVRHVDNGFGLVAASACTLRRTRVAGRGSHHPYFCREGAHDNLVEDFAVEERTVPAPAGTQLHGINVEGLSSHNVWSRGVMGMGTFDTHRGMPFANVRTDITVNNNGRHGGDASSGPLYGARFTHWNVTVTNERAGLVRIDGIAPYSATVGISTVREFDQTDVPDFAGELNSRIEAYGSPGAVHPRNLYEAQRALDR, encoded by the coding sequence ATGGAGGGGTTGACCAGGCGGGGCCTGCTCGGTGGCGCGATCGCCGTCGCGGCCGTCGCCGCGAGCGGCGGAGCCGGGGCAGCGGCGGCCTCGGCCGCGCCGCGGCCGGGGACCGCCGAGCTCTGGCGGGAGTTCGCCCGCAATCCGTACGACCACCCCCAGATCCCCTTCGTCGCACGGGCGGGACAGCGCGGCGGATCGGCGCACTTCCCCCGGCGGCGCGTCGTGGCCGACGTCCTCCGATACGGCGCCCTGAACGACGGCTCCACGGACGCCGCGCCCGCGATCAACCGTGCCGTCGCCGCTGCCGGTGAGCGCGGCGGCGGCACGGTCACCATCCCGCCCGGGACGTACCGCATCGACGACGTCATCCGGATCGGCCACAGCAACGTCGTCCTGCGCGGCGCCGGCAGCGGCCGGACGAAACTCGTGGCGACCAAGAACCTGACCGAGCTCATCGGCCCGTACGGCAGTCGCTACGGCGGCGACAAGTCGAGCTGGTCCTGGGCGGGCGGCCTCATTTGGCTCTGCCCGCAGGGCCGTTACGAGAGTCTCACCGCGGCCATCCGGGCCAGGGAGTGGCCGTTCGAGGGCTGGACGGGCAACAAGCGCGACGAATGGGACAGCCTCACCGCCGTTCGCCCCGCCCGGCGCGGCGACCGCGCCGTCACCGTCGACGACCCGTCGGCGCTGCGGCCGGGACAGCTCGTCCTGCTGCGCCTCGCCGACGACACGGCGCACACGCTGCTGGAGCACATGGCCGGCGGCGGACCGGGCCCCGAGGCGTACGTCTGGGACGACAAGGCCAAGCTGACCAGCTACGTCCCCTACGAATGGCCCGTACGGATCCGGGCCGTCAAGGGGAACACCGTCGCGCTCGAACGGCCGCTGCCCCTCGACGTACGCCCCGAATGGGACCCGCGCCTGACCACCCACGTCGCGCCGCTGACCGGCTCGGGCGTCGAAGGACTGACGCTCGAAGCCGTCGAGACCCCGCAGCAGCCGCACCTGCTGGACAAGGGCTACAACGGCGTCACCTTCCAGTGCGCGTACGACTGCTGGGCCGACGACATCACCGTCCGGCACGTCGACAACGGCTTCGGGCTCGTCGCCGCCTCCGCCTGCACGCTGCGCCGCACCCGGGTCGCCGGCCGCGGCTCGCACCACCCGTACTTCTGCCGCGAGGGCGCGCACGACAACCTCGTCGAGGACTTCGCCGTCGAGGAGCGCACCGTGCCCGCGCCGGCCGGCACCCAGCTGCACGGCATCAACGTCGAGGGACTGTCCAGCCACAACGTCTGGTCGCGCGGCGTCATGGGGATGGGGACCTTCGACACGCACCGCGGGATGCCCTTCGCGAACGTGCGCACCGACATCACCGTCAACAACAACGGGCGGCACGGCGGCGACGCGAGCTCCGGGCCGCTGTACGGCGCACGCTTCACCCACTGGAACGTCACGGTGACCAACGAGCGGGCCGGTCTCGTACGGATCGACGGCATCGCCCCGTACAGCGCGACCGTCGGCATCTCCACGGTTCGCGAGTTCGACCAGACCGATGTGCCGGACTTCGCGGGGGAGCTCAACTCACGGATCGAGGCGTACGGTTCGCCGGGCGCCGTGCACCCGCGGAACCTGTACGAGGCGCAGCGCGCGCTCGACCGCTGA
- a CDS encoding response regulator transcription factor, translating into MTRVLVVEDEESFSDALSYMLRKEGFEVAVATTGPEGLDEFERNGADLVLLDLMLPGLPGTEVCRQLRGRSNVPVIMVTAKDSEIDKVVGLEIGADDYVTKPFSSRELVARIRAVLRRRGEPEEVTPAALEAGPVRMDVDRHVVTVAGGKVDLPLKEFDLLEMLLRNAGRVLTRMQLIDRVWGADYVGDTKTLDVHVKRLRAKIEPDPGAPRYLVTVRGLGYKFEP; encoded by the coding sequence GTGACCCGAGTGCTTGTCGTCGAGGACGAGGAGTCCTTCAGCGACGCTCTTTCCTACATGCTCCGCAAGGAGGGCTTCGAGGTCGCCGTCGCGACCACCGGCCCCGAGGGGCTCGACGAGTTCGAGCGCAACGGCGCCGACCTCGTGCTCCTCGACCTGATGCTGCCGGGCCTGCCCGGCACCGAGGTCTGCCGCCAGCTGCGCGGCCGCTCCAACGTCCCCGTCATCATGGTGACCGCCAAGGACAGCGAGATCGACAAGGTCGTCGGTCTGGAGATAGGAGCCGACGACTACGTGACGAAGCCCTTCTCCTCGCGGGAGCTGGTCGCCCGCATCCGCGCGGTCCTGCGCCGCCGCGGTGAGCCGGAGGAGGTCACCCCCGCCGCCCTGGAGGCCGGTCCGGTCCGGATGGACGTGGACCGCCACGTCGTCACCGTCGCCGGCGGCAAGGTCGACCTGCCGCTCAAGGAGTTCGACCTCCTGGAGATGCTGCTGCGCAACGCGGGCCGTGTGCTGACCCGTATGCAGCTGATCGACCGCGTCTGGGGCGCGGACTACGTGGGCGACACCAAGACCCTCGACGTCCACGTCAAGCGCCTCCGCGCCAAGATCGAGCCGGACCCGGGCGCGCCGCGCTACCTGGTCACGGTCCGCGGCCTCGGCTACAAGTTCGAGCCGTAA
- a CDS encoding MFS transporter — protein MSVASLRRAAKESVSGLPRAFWWLWVSTLVNRLGAFVATYMALYLTLERGYSASYAGLVAALHGLGGVVSSLGAGVMADRLGRRPTLLLAQTSTALSVALLGFMEHPAAIAAVACLVGMTSNASRPAVQAMMADIVRPEDRLRAFSLNYWAINLGFAISSAAAGLIAEYSYLAGFVGEAVLTLVCAVLVFVKLPESRPERSAAAAKSEPGIGLGTVLRDGRFMGVVGLSFLISLIFMQGSVGLPVAMGLSGWSPSDYGFVIAANGVLIVALQIPVTRFIEHRDPQRLLVISALLAGYGFGLTAFAGSIGVYVLTVCVWTLAEIVNSPTQMGLVVRFSPLHGRGRYQGVYTMSWSAAALIAPLMAGYVIDRYGAEWLWGSCAAIGTVAALGYWLLMRGLPETAPEAAPDPAQVPAQAPEAETSAVPAASEAAPATSASAPAPAPAPAPAQG, from the coding sequence ATGTCCGTTGCCTCGCTCAGACGGGCCGCGAAGGAGAGCGTCTCGGGCCTTCCCCGGGCGTTCTGGTGGCTGTGGGTCAGCACCCTGGTCAACCGGCTCGGCGCCTTCGTCGCCACCTACATGGCGCTCTACCTCACCCTGGAGCGCGGCTACTCCGCCTCGTACGCGGGGCTCGTCGCCGCCCTGCACGGACTCGGCGGTGTGGTCTCGTCGCTCGGCGCCGGGGTGATGGCCGACCGGCTGGGGCGGCGGCCCACGCTGCTCCTCGCGCAGACGTCGACCGCGCTGTCCGTCGCGCTCCTCGGCTTCATGGAGCATCCGGCCGCGATCGCGGCCGTCGCCTGCCTCGTCGGCATGACGAGCAACGCCTCACGCCCGGCGGTGCAGGCGATGATGGCGGATATCGTCCGGCCCGAGGACCGTCTGCGGGCCTTCTCGCTCAACTACTGGGCCATCAACCTCGGTTTCGCGATCTCCTCCGCCGCCGCCGGCCTCATCGCCGAGTACAGCTATCTCGCCGGTTTCGTCGGCGAGGCCGTGCTCACCCTCGTCTGCGCGGTGCTGGTCTTCGTCAAGCTGCCCGAGTCCCGCCCCGAGCGGAGCGCCGCGGCGGCGAAGAGCGAGCCCGGGATCGGTCTCGGTACGGTCCTGCGCGACGGCCGCTTCATGGGCGTCGTCGGGCTCTCCTTCCTCATCTCGCTGATCTTCATGCAGGGTTCGGTGGGCCTGCCGGTCGCGATGGGGCTGAGCGGCTGGTCCCCGTCCGACTACGGCTTCGTCATCGCGGCCAACGGCGTGCTGATCGTCGCCCTCCAGATCCCCGTCACCCGCTTCATCGAGCACCGCGACCCGCAGCGGCTGCTGGTGATCTCCGCCCTGCTCGCGGGGTACGGCTTCGGGCTCACGGCCTTCGCGGGCTCGATCGGGGTGTACGTGCTGACCGTCTGCGTGTGGACGCTGGCCGAGATCGTCAACTCCCCCACCCAGATGGGCCTCGTCGTCCGGTTCTCGCCGCTCCACGGCCGCGGCCGCTACCAGGGCGTCTACACCATGTCGTGGTCGGCCGCCGCGCTGATCGCCCCGCTGATGGCGGGATACGTCATCGACCGGTACGGCGCCGAGTGGCTGTGGGGTTCGTGCGCGGCGATCGGAACGGTGGCGGCGCTGGGGTACTGGCTGCTGATGCGCGGGCTCCCGGAAACCGCCCCGGAAGCCGCCCCGGACCCGGCGCAGGTACCGGCGCAGGCGCCGGAAGCGGAGACCTCGGCCGTCCCCGCCGCGTCCGAGGCCGCTCCCGCCACCTCCGCATCCGCACCCGCACCCGCACCCGCACCCGCACCCGCCCAGGGCTAG
- a CDS encoding GNAT family N-acetyltransferase has product MTPRLEKITPDNVDAALELRVRPGQEKNVASVARSLAEAYAHGDVAWPRLVFDGDEDGDEPVGFLMAFIDIPWAPEKDPADRRSGLWRLNIRADAQGRGYGRFAVGAVADEVRRRGGKRMYVSWEPGEDGPGAFYLKLGFRTTGETSGGQTVGVLDLTG; this is encoded by the coding sequence ATGACGCCCAGGCTGGAGAAGATCACCCCCGACAACGTGGACGCGGCCCTGGAGCTGCGGGTGCGGCCCGGGCAGGAGAAGAACGTCGCGTCCGTGGCGCGGTCGCTCGCGGAGGCGTACGCGCACGGGGACGTCGCCTGGCCGCGGCTGGTCTTCGACGGGGACGAGGACGGGGACGAGCCGGTGGGGTTCCTGATGGCCTTCATCGACATCCCGTGGGCCCCGGAGAAGGACCCCGCCGACCGGCGCAGCGGGCTGTGGCGGCTGAACATCCGGGCGGACGCCCAGGGGCGCGGGTACGGGCGGTTCGCGGTGGGGGCCGTGGCGGACGAGGTGCGGCGGCGCGGGGGGAAGCGGATGTACGTGAGCTGGGAGCCGGGGGAGGACGGGCCGGGCGCGTTCTACCTGAAGCTGGGGTTCCGCACGACCGGTGAGACGAGCGGCGGCCAGACCGTCGGCGTGCTCGACCTCACCGGCTGA
- a CDS encoding phosphoglyceromutase, with protein MADATYKLILLRHGESDWNAKNLFTGWVDVNLTEKGEKEAVRGGELLKDAGLLPDVLHTSLQKRAIRTAQLALEAADRHWIPVHRSWRLNERHYGALQGKDKAQTLAEFGEEQFMLWRRSYDTPPPALADDNEFSQAHDARYATIPPELRPRTECLKDVVVRMLPYWYDGIVPDLLAGRTVLIAAHGNSLRALVKHLDGVSDADIAGLNIPTGIPLVYELDADFKPVKPGGTYLDPEAAAAAIEAVKNQGKKK; from the coding sequence ATGGCCGACGCGACGTACAAGCTGATCCTCCTCCGCCACGGCGAGAGCGACTGGAACGCGAAGAACCTGTTCACCGGCTGGGTGGACGTCAACCTCACCGAGAAGGGCGAGAAGGAGGCGGTGCGCGGCGGTGAGCTGCTCAAGGACGCCGGCCTGCTCCCCGACGTACTCCACACCTCGCTCCAGAAGCGCGCCATCCGCACCGCCCAGCTCGCGCTGGAGGCCGCGGACCGCCACTGGATCCCGGTCCACCGCTCCTGGCGCCTGAACGAGCGCCACTACGGCGCGCTCCAGGGCAAGGACAAGGCGCAGACGCTCGCGGAGTTCGGCGAGGAGCAGTTCATGCTGTGGCGCCGCTCGTACGACACCCCGCCGCCGGCCCTCGCCGACGACAACGAGTTCTCGCAGGCCCACGACGCCCGCTACGCCACGATCCCACCGGAGCTTCGGCCGCGCACCGAGTGCCTGAAGGACGTCGTCGTCCGCATGCTCCCGTACTGGTACGACGGCATCGTCCCGGACCTCCTGGCCGGCCGCACGGTCCTGATCGCCGCCCACGGCAACAGCCTCCGCGCGCTGGTCAAGCACCTCGACGGCGTCTCCGACGCCGACATCGCGGGCCTGAACATCCCGACCGGCATCCCGCTGGTCTACGAGCTCGACGCCGACTTCAAGCCGGTCAAGCCCGGCGGCACCTACCTCGACCCGGAGGCCGCCGCGGCCGCGATCGAGGCGGTCAAGAACCAGGGCAAGAAGAAGTAG
- a CDS encoding nitroreductase family deazaflavin-dependent oxidoreductase, with the protein MPLEGEYEPSPAQWVREQVELYESSGGTQGTTLWDTGLPVVVLTTRGARSGKLRKVPLMRVEHDGRYAAVASKGGFPHHPVWYFNLKSDPHVELQDGSVRQDMTAREVTGDEKADWWERAVAAYPPYAEYQEKTDREIPVFVLEPS; encoded by the coding sequence ATGCCTCTTGAGGGCGAGTACGAGCCGAGTCCGGCGCAGTGGGTGCGCGAGCAGGTCGAGCTGTACGAGAGTTCGGGCGGCACGCAGGGGACGACACTCTGGGACACGGGGCTGCCCGTCGTCGTTCTCACGACGCGCGGCGCAAGGAGCGGCAAGCTCCGCAAGGTCCCGCTGATGCGCGTGGAGCACGACGGGAGGTACGCGGCCGTGGCCTCGAAGGGCGGCTTCCCGCATCACCCGGTCTGGTACTTCAACCTCAAGTCCGACCCGCACGTGGAGCTCCAGGACGGGTCCGTACGCCAGGACATGACGGCCCGTGAGGTCACCGGTGACGAGAAGGCCGACTGGTGGGAGCGCGCGGTCGCCGCGTATCCGCCGTACGCCGAGTACCAGGAGAAGACCGACCGCGAGATCCCCGTCTTCGTGCTGGAACCCTCCTGA
- the phoU gene encoding phosphate signaling complex protein PhoU — MRDAYHEELDSIGEGLVEMARLVGSAIGRATTAILDADLKLAESVIAADQKIDELQHDLEARAIALLARQQPVATDLRIVVTSLRMSADLERSGDLAQHVAKLARLRFPDTAVPRDLHATILEMGQLAQRLMAKAAEVIITKDVDLALQLEHDDDEMDMLHRTLFTHLIDERWKHGIETAVDVTLLGRYYERYADHAVAVAKRVVYLVTGEHADELQPETTVEGA, encoded by the coding sequence ATGCGGGACGCGTACCACGAGGAACTGGACTCGATCGGCGAGGGCCTCGTCGAAATGGCCCGGCTGGTCGGGTCGGCGATCGGGCGCGCAACGACGGCCATTCTCGACGCGGATCTGAAGCTCGCCGAGAGCGTCATCGCCGCGGACCAGAAGATCGACGAACTGCAGCACGACCTGGAGGCCCGGGCGATAGCCCTGCTCGCCCGCCAGCAGCCGGTCGCGACGGACCTGCGGATCGTGGTGACCTCGCTGCGGATGAGCGCGGACCTGGAGCGCTCCGGCGACCTGGCCCAGCACGTGGCCAAGCTGGCCCGGCTGCGCTTCCCCGACACGGCCGTCCCGCGGGACCTGCACGCCACGATCCTGGAGATGGGCCAGCTCGCGCAGCGCCTGATGGCGAAGGCGGCGGAGGTCATCATCACCAAGGACGTCGACCTGGCGCTCCAGCTGGAGCACGACGACGACGAGATGGACATGCTGCACCGCACGCTGTTCACGCACCTCATCGACGAGCGCTGGAAGCACGGCATCGAGACCGCGGTCGACGTGACGCTGCTGGGCCGCTACTACGAGCGGTACGCCGACCACGCGGTCGCGGTCGCCAAGCGCGTCGTCTACCTGGTCACGGGCGAGCACGCGGACGAGCTCCAGCCGGAGACGACGGTCGAGGGCGCGTGA